The following proteins are encoded in a genomic region of Saccharopolyspora antimicrobica:
- the abc-f gene encoding ribosomal protection-like ABC-F family protein → MSEAFITCSNLSFSWPDDTPVFEKLSFTVGTGRTGLVAPNGAGKSTLLKLLAGEYRPSGGTASTRGVLGYLPQTLPLVGDLSVAEVLGVSAVIEALHAVESGDAAEEHFTTIGNDWDIEERTRVQLDRLGLSDVQLDRQLHTLSGGQVVSLGLAAQLLKRPDVLLLDEPTNNLDGDARRQLAGVLEEFNGCLLLVSHDRSLLDRMDRIAELSSGEIRFYGGNFTEYEEAVRAEQEVAERNVRNAEQELKREKREMQQARERAARRASNAARNIGNAGLPKIVAGGLKRRAQETAGKANEMHASRVDEAKSRLDEASRGLRDEQKIALELPGTRVPAGRVVFVGEGMQISRGGRALFTGEGADLAIKGPERIALTGPNGVGKSTLLRLVEGQLEPEHGRIKRADGRIAYLSQRLDLLDLDRTVLESLVQFAPRMPESQRMHLLARFLFRGARVHLPVGALSGGERLRATLACVLNAEPAPQLLLLDEPTNNLDLVSVGQLESALNAYEGAFVVVSHDERFLSGIGVDRWLRLDGGRLIETGPPDAG, encoded by the coding sequence ATGTCCGAAGCGTTCATCACGTGCTCCAACCTCTCCTTCTCCTGGCCGGACGACACCCCGGTGTTCGAGAAGCTGTCGTTCACGGTGGGCACCGGCCGCACCGGGCTCGTCGCGCCCAACGGCGCAGGCAAGTCCACCTTGCTCAAACTGCTCGCGGGCGAGTACCGGCCCAGCGGCGGAACCGCGTCCACCCGCGGCGTTCTCGGCTACCTGCCGCAGACCCTCCCGCTCGTCGGCGACCTGTCCGTCGCCGAGGTGCTCGGGGTGTCCGCGGTGATCGAGGCCTTGCACGCGGTCGAATCCGGCGATGCCGCCGAAGAGCACTTCACGACCATCGGCAACGACTGGGACATCGAGGAGCGCACCCGCGTCCAGCTGGACCGGCTCGGCCTGTCCGACGTGCAGCTCGACCGGCAGCTGCACACCCTCAGCGGCGGCCAAGTGGTCTCGCTGGGCCTCGCCGCGCAGCTGCTCAAGCGGCCCGACGTGCTCCTGCTGGACGAACCGACCAACAACCTCGACGGCGATGCGCGACGCCAGCTCGCCGGAGTGCTCGAAGAGTTCAACGGCTGCTTGCTGCTGGTCAGCCACGACCGGTCGCTGCTCGACCGGATGGACCGCATCGCCGAGCTCAGCAGCGGTGAAATCCGCTTCTACGGCGGGAACTTCACCGAGTACGAGGAAGCGGTCCGCGCCGAGCAGGAGGTCGCGGAGAGGAACGTCCGCAACGCCGAGCAAGAGCTCAAGCGCGAGAAGCGCGAGATGCAGCAGGCCCGTGAACGAGCTGCGCGGCGGGCCAGCAACGCAGCCCGCAACATCGGCAACGCGGGCCTGCCGAAGATCGTCGCGGGCGGTTTGAAGCGACGTGCGCAGGAGACCGCGGGCAAGGCGAACGAGATGCACGCCAGCCGGGTCGACGAGGCCAAGTCCCGGCTCGACGAGGCGAGCCGTGGGCTGCGGGACGAGCAGAAGATCGCGCTGGAGCTGCCCGGCACGCGCGTCCCGGCCGGTCGCGTGGTGTTCGTCGGCGAAGGGATGCAGATCAGCCGAGGTGGACGTGCCCTCTTCACCGGGGAGGGCGCCGACCTGGCCATCAAGGGCCCCGAGCGGATCGCGTTGACCGGCCCGAACGGGGTCGGGAAGTCCACGCTGCTGCGGCTGGTCGAGGGCCAGCTGGAGCCGGAGCACGGCCGGATCAAGCGGGCCGACGGCCGGATCGCCTACCTCTCCCAGCGGCTCGACCTGCTCGACCTCGACCGCACGGTGCTGGAGAGCCTGGTCCAGTTCGCGCCGAGGATGCCGGAATCGCAGCGGATGCACCTGCTCGCCCGCTTCCTGTTCCGGGGAGCCCGGGTGCACCTGCCGGTCGGTGCGCTGTCCGGTGGTGAGCGGCTGCGCGCGACGCTGGCCTGCGTCTTGAACGCGGAGCCCGCGCCGCAGCTCCTGCTGCTCGACGAGCCCACCAACAACCTGGACCTGGTCAGCGTCGGTCAGCTGGAGAGCGCGCTCAACGCTTACGAAGGCGCGTTCGTGGTGGTCAGCCACGACGAGCGGTTCCTGTCGGGGATCGGGGTCGATCGCTGGCTCCGGCTGGACGGCGGCCGCCTGATCGAGACCGGACCACCCGACGCGGGTTGA
- a CDS encoding response regulator transcription factor produces the protein MIRVLIADDQELVRAGFRMILESQDDIEVVADVANGVDAVRVAREKRPDVCLMDIRMPGIDGLEATKQLAGPEVTDPIKVVVVTTFDLDEYVDRALRNGASGFLLKDAGPTLLLEAIRAAQRGDALVSPQITVRLLKHFSQPQAQRRAVPDVDLTERELDVVRATARGLTNGEIGQELFMSLSTVKTHLASAQSKIKARNRVETAAWAWRSGLMDD, from the coding sequence ATGATCCGGGTGCTGATCGCCGACGACCAGGAGCTGGTGCGCGCCGGGTTCCGAATGATCCTGGAATCCCAGGACGACATCGAGGTGGTGGCCGATGTCGCCAACGGGGTGGACGCGGTGCGGGTCGCGCGGGAGAAGCGGCCGGACGTGTGCCTGATGGACATCCGCATGCCGGGCATCGACGGCCTGGAGGCGACCAAGCAGCTGGCCGGCCCCGAGGTGACCGATCCGATCAAGGTCGTGGTGGTGACCACCTTCGACCTGGACGAGTACGTCGACCGCGCCTTGCGCAACGGCGCGAGCGGTTTCCTGCTCAAGGACGCCGGTCCCACGTTGCTGCTCGAAGCCATCCGCGCCGCCCAGCGCGGGGACGCGCTGGTCTCACCGCAGATCACGGTGCGCCTGCTCAAGCACTTCTCCCAGCCGCAGGCGCAGCGGCGAGCGGTCCCGGACGTGGATCTCACCGAGCGCGAGCTCGACGTGGTCCGGGCGACCGCGCGCGGTCTGACCAACGGTGAGATCGGGCAGGAGCTGTTCATGTCCCTGTCCACGGTGAAGACCCACCTGGCCTCCGCGCAGAGCAAGATCAAGGCGCGGAACCGGGTGGAAACGGCCGCGTGGGCCTGGCGCAGCGGTTTGATGGACGACTGA
- a CDS encoding sensor histidine kinase has translation MSSFATPNEPGPDAPWWHRFGSLLREQWIFAALLGLVLCGDALALVSIGGYQRGGPLMIPGIVAMALLAVLGRRSPVRCGLLAALALVGDTAVLVLTRSEVYHLGLAEILPTENAAGLLLVLYLFRASSLRKAIPVTAVLVLACLASVVVRMKVATYSDGDLESTLSFGFLQLLLATGTGLYLRGNWPGRSRFQDSPMQGLLRRQWPVMAALSILLFLEFSKNDNLSFLSGLVVLLSGLVMAVLATFAPMRPTESAYLGAATMLLTTLVMQVLGLTGSRGNILGPVSLAATGAGMLLVTYVVRHAETRRAIQATATLVVVTLLSVFMTPRYRNDLYEYDPGNTSELMPAVFMGGLLLVISVGTGMYFRARDEERARTVHSAVESAQQAERMALARELHDVVAHHVTGIVVQAQAAQMVAEKNPKAATDALARIAESGTEALTAMRRLVGSMRSTEPAGASAATEQATTDLEADLRALVESAQRQPTEHSRPPRVDLRVDLVHRPVPQEVARSALRVVQESLTNSEKHALDASLVQVKVWADHENLYTLITDDGSGVRRQPVGGSGGYGLVGMRERIELLGGRFHAGPGEHVGWRVEAELPLEDQSGDEGQR, from the coding sequence GTGAGCAGTTTCGCGACGCCCAACGAACCCGGACCGGACGCGCCCTGGTGGCACCGGTTCGGCAGCTTGCTGCGCGAGCAATGGATCTTCGCGGCGTTGCTCGGCCTGGTGCTGTGCGGCGACGCGCTGGCGCTGGTCAGCATCGGCGGTTACCAGCGCGGCGGGCCGCTGATGATCCCCGGCATCGTCGCGATGGCGCTGCTCGCCGTCCTCGGCAGGCGGTCCCCGGTCCGATGTGGACTGCTCGCGGCCCTCGCGCTGGTCGGCGACACCGCGGTGCTGGTGCTGACCCGCTCGGAGGTCTACCACCTCGGTCTTGCGGAGATCCTGCCGACGGAGAACGCCGCCGGGCTGCTGCTGGTCCTCTACCTCTTCCGGGCCAGCTCGCTGCGCAAGGCCATCCCGGTCACCGCCGTGCTCGTGCTGGCCTGCCTGGCCTCGGTCGTGGTCCGGATGAAGGTGGCGACCTATTCGGACGGCGACCTGGAGTCGACGCTGTCCTTCGGGTTCCTGCAACTGCTCCTGGCCACCGGCACCGGCCTGTACCTGCGCGGGAACTGGCCCGGCCGGAGCCGCTTCCAGGACTCCCCGATGCAGGGGCTGCTGCGGCGCCAGTGGCCGGTGATGGCCGCGCTGAGCATCCTGCTGTTCCTGGAGTTCAGCAAGAACGACAACCTGAGCTTCCTGTCGGGCCTGGTGGTGCTGCTCAGCGGCTTGGTCATGGCGGTGCTGGCCACGTTCGCCCCGATGCGGCCCACCGAGTCCGCCTACCTGGGCGCGGCGACGATGCTGCTGACGACCCTGGTGATGCAGGTGCTCGGGCTGACCGGCAGCCGGGGCAACATCCTGGGACCGGTGTCCCTGGCGGCGACCGGCGCGGGCATGCTGCTGGTGACCTACGTGGTCCGCCACGCGGAGACCCGGCGTGCCATCCAGGCCACCGCCACGCTGGTCGTGGTGACGTTGCTCTCCGTGTTCATGACCCCGAGGTACCGGAACGATCTCTACGAGTACGACCCGGGCAACACGAGCGAGCTAATGCCCGCGGTGTTCATGGGCGGGCTGCTGCTGGTGATCTCGGTCGGCACCGGGATGTACTTCCGCGCCAGGGACGAGGAGCGCGCCCGGACGGTGCACTCCGCGGTGGAGAGCGCGCAGCAAGCGGAGCGGATGGCCCTGGCCCGCGAGCTGCACGACGTGGTGGCGCACCACGTCACCGGCATCGTGGTGCAAGCGCAGGCAGCGCAGATGGTGGCCGAGAAGAACCCGAAGGCCGCGACCGACGCGCTCGCGCGGATCGCGGAGAGCGGCACCGAGGCGCTGACCGCGATGCGGCGGCTGGTGGGCAGCATGCGCAGCACCGAACCCGCCGGGGCTTCGGCCGCGACGGAGCAGGCCACCACCGACCTCGAAGCCGACCTGCGGGCGCTGGTGGAATCGGCCCAGCGCCAGCCCACGGAGCACAGCCGCCCACCGCGGGTGGACCTGCGGGTCGACCTGGTGCACCGCCCGGTTCCGCAGGAAGTGGCGCGGTCCGCGCTGCGCGTGGTGCAGGAATCCCTGACGAACTCGGAGAAGCACGCGTTGGACGCGAGCTTGGTCCAGGTCAAGGTGTGGGCCGACCACGAGAACCTGTACACGTTGATCACCGACGACGGCTCGGGGGTGCGCCGCCAACCCGTCGGTGGGTCGGGGGGATACGGTCTCGTCGGGATGCGGGAGCGGATCGAGTTGCTCGGCGGCAGGTTTCACGCCGGGCCGGGCGAGCACGTCGGTTGGCGGGTCGAAGCCGAGCTGCCGCTGGAAGACCAGAGCGGAGATGAGGGGCAGCGATGA
- a CDS encoding ABC transporter ATP-binding protein, with protein sequence MSAPMAAQRPGDPFLVGRGLVKNYGAYRALAGVDISLRAGEVAAIVGPSGSGKTTLLHVLAGILRPDGGEVLLDGHRIDQLGEAKRSALRRHEFGFVFQQGMLVGELTAAENTALPLLLAGANRKQAMAGARDWLGRLGLGGMEDRLPGELSGGQAQRVAIARALAHQPKVIFADEPTGALDTRTGEETTNALFAAAAATNAAVVIVTHDRELAAKAGRVVEIRDGLIAGGVMAA encoded by the coding sequence ATGTCGGCTCCCATGGCCGCGCAGCGGCCCGGAGATCCGTTCCTGGTGGGACGGGGGCTGGTGAAGAACTACGGCGCGTACCGCGCGCTGGCCGGGGTGGACATCTCCCTCCGCGCCGGTGAGGTGGCCGCGATCGTGGGGCCGTCCGGATCCGGTAAGACCACGCTGCTGCACGTGCTGGCCGGCATCCTGCGCCCGGACGGCGGGGAGGTCCTGCTCGACGGGCACCGCATCGACCAGCTCGGCGAGGCCAAGCGCAGCGCGCTGCGCAGGCACGAGTTCGGCTTCGTCTTCCAGCAGGGCATGCTGGTCGGCGAGCTGACCGCGGCCGAGAACACGGCGTTGCCGCTGCTGCTGGCCGGCGCCAACCGCAAGCAGGCGATGGCCGGTGCGCGGGACTGGCTCGGGCGGCTCGGCCTCGGCGGCATGGAGGACCGGCTGCCCGGTGAGCTCTCCGGTGGTCAGGCGCAGCGGGTCGCGATCGCGCGGGCGCTCGCCCACCAGCCGAAGGTGATCTTCGCCGACGAACCCACCGGCGCACTGGACACGCGCACCGGTGAGGAGACCACCAATGCGCTCTTCGCCGCCGCTGCCGCCACCAACGCGGCAGTGGTGATCGTGACGCACGACCGCGAACTGGCGGCCAAGGCCGGCCGGGTCGTGGAGATCCGCGACGGGCTGATCGCCGGCGGGGTGATGGCCGCATGA
- a CDS encoding ABC transporter permease, producing MNPVQLALRVLRVDSRSRLSAVLTAAGVAVATALILFLATLPNATEARLARSEWQQGSVTESGVTMANRDFFQNDPIVRLDVSGRAEPGSGAPDYPGPGEVLLSPRLAELAEQHPDQTLADRFAGQVVGTIDESSLKFPEQLVAIVGHAPGALDVAEAAEKAELAGALAVGNSDLMLDILAGVGIVLLAIPSMVLVASAARLTAARRERRLAALRLAGATPGQVIGVVTAETAVAAVTGTVVGLLLSWPLRYLGTQVPWGGGTWLASDFTPSVVIVALVGVLIPTLVVLAAVLGLRRVVRTPLGAAMSHTRKRPKAWRLLLLVAVGAFFLFGLYTAEETGGMGVLLASLAAVLLSASIIGPWLTGTLGSLFAAAWRKPSVLLAGRRLSSDPKAAYRSVSGIVLAVFVGTMALTLLPSFEAFAGGGRSFKDTVLYVDVPAAQAAEQEKRIRDGLAASGTAATVASTEKIFLEAPDGQTVSGLVIDCQAAAALTRINVGDCAGPPAIRAAASQQLPSSGLKVQASPLAGATFDETPSIVLSGEVPIRPLGANEDPDLDYTVLVDPALVPGFPEGESTLAVNPANDADREKVRTVLAAAVPGESFNSRELRLYDQQLLLGDLKRVTAIGLGLTALLAGCSAAITAASSVVDRRKTFAALIAAGTPVRVLSRALRTESALPALVATIGAGVAGTAVAAGIFTLFGDYPVVLSGWLLAPVVIGLAVAVIASASSGPMLRRISAERISEE from the coding sequence ATGAATCCGGTGCAGTTGGCGCTGCGGGTGCTGCGCGTGGACTCGCGCAGCCGCCTGTCCGCCGTGCTCACCGCCGCGGGAGTCGCGGTGGCCACCGCGCTGATCCTGTTCCTGGCGACCCTCCCGAACGCGACGGAAGCCCGTTTGGCGCGGTCGGAATGGCAGCAAGGCTCGGTGACGGAGTCCGGTGTGACGATGGCCAACCGGGACTTCTTCCAGAACGATCCCATCGTGCGGCTGGACGTCTCCGGCCGGGCCGAGCCGGGCAGCGGGGCGCCGGACTACCCCGGCCCCGGCGAGGTGCTGCTGTCCCCGCGACTGGCCGAACTGGCCGAGCAGCATCCGGACCAGACACTCGCCGACCGGTTCGCGGGCCAGGTGGTCGGCACGATCGACGAAAGCTCGCTGAAGTTCCCCGAGCAGCTGGTCGCGATCGTCGGGCACGCACCCGGGGCGCTGGACGTGGCGGAGGCCGCGGAGAAGGCAGAGCTGGCCGGCGCGTTGGCGGTCGGCAACAGCGACCTCATGCTGGACATCCTGGCTGGAGTCGGCATCGTGCTGCTGGCGATCCCCAGCATGGTGCTGGTCGCCTCGGCCGCCCGCCTCACCGCAGCACGACGGGAACGCCGACTGGCCGCGCTGCGGTTGGCCGGAGCCACTCCCGGGCAGGTGATCGGCGTGGTCACCGCCGAGACGGCCGTCGCCGCTGTGACGGGCACGGTCGTGGGGCTGCTGCTGAGCTGGCCGCTGCGCTACCTCGGCACGCAGGTCCCGTGGGGCGGTGGCACCTGGCTGGCCAGTGACTTCACCCCGTCGGTGGTCATCGTCGCGCTGGTCGGTGTGCTGATCCCGACGCTGGTCGTGCTGGCCGCGGTGCTGGGCCTGCGGCGGGTGGTCCGCACGCCGCTCGGCGCGGCGATGAGCCACACGCGGAAGCGACCGAAGGCGTGGCGCCTGCTCTTGCTGGTCGCCGTGGGCGCGTTCTTCCTCTTCGGGCTTTACACGGCCGAGGAGACCGGCGGCATGGGCGTCCTGCTCGCCTCGCTGGCAGCGGTGCTGCTGTCGGCGTCCATCATCGGACCATGGCTGACCGGGACGCTCGGTTCGCTGTTCGCCGCCGCGTGGCGGAAACCGTCGGTGCTGCTGGCCGGAAGGCGGTTGAGCAGCGATCCGAAGGCCGCCTATCGCTCGGTGTCGGGCATCGTGCTGGCGGTGTTCGTCGGGACGATGGCACTGACCCTGCTCCCCAGCTTCGAGGCGTTCGCCGGCGGCGGCCGCTCGTTCAAGGACACGGTGCTCTACGTGGACGTCCCGGCGGCGCAGGCCGCTGAGCAGGAAAAGCGCATCAGGGACGGGCTGGCCGCCAGCGGAACAGCCGCGACGGTGGCGAGCACTGAGAAGATCTTCCTGGAAGCGCCCGACGGGCAGACCGTCTCCGGGCTCGTGATCGATTGCCAGGCTGCGGCGGCGCTGACCCGGATCAACGTCGGGGACTGCGCCGGGCCACCCGCGATCCGGGCCGCCGCGTCCCAGCAGCTGCCCAGCTCGGGCCTGAAGGTGCAGGCATCCCCGCTGGCGGGCGCCACCTTCGACGAAACTCCGTCGATCGTGCTGTCCGGGGAAGTCCCGATTCGCCCGCTGGGTGCCAACGAGGATCCGGACCTCGACTACACGGTGCTGGTCGATCCCGCGCTGGTGCCCGGGTTCCCGGAGGGGGAATCGACGCTGGCGGTGAACCCGGCGAACGATGCGGACCGGGAGAAGGTGAGGACGGTGCTCGCGGCCGCTGTGCCGGGGGAGAGCTTCAACAGCCGTGAGCTGCGGCTCTACGACCAGCAGCTGTTGCTCGGCGACCTCAAGCGGGTCACCGCCATCGGGCTCGGGCTGACCGCGTTGCTGGCCGGGTGCAGTGCGGCGATCACGGCGGCCTCGTCGGTGGTCGACCGGCGGAAGACCTTCGCCGCGCTGATCGCCGCAGGTACCCCGGTCCGGGTGCTCAGCCGAGCTCTGCGCACTGAATCCGCGCTGCCTGCGCTGGTCGCGACGATCGGGGCGGGCGTAGCAGGGACCGCGGTCGCAGCTGGGATCTTCACGCTGTTCGGTGACTACCCGGTGGTGCTCAGCGGCTGGCTCCTGGCGCCGGTGGTCATCGGACTGGCCGTCGCGGTGATCGCGTCCGCCAGCAGCGGGCCGATGCTGCGCCGGATCAGCGCGGAGCGCATCAGCGAGGAGTAG
- a CDS encoding nitric oxide synthase oxygenase, whose product MTVTRDEVIPIQQRPPEQALDVACEVGESGDSPSSSALVRTDPTTDVSAAEEFLRAFHDAHPKAGSLAERLTEVRRSIAATGTYRHTGPELAYGARVALRDSGWCTSGVPWRRLKVRDLRGLRNGSAIASECFEHLRLATNAGRIQPLVTVFAPDSPGNPGPRIWNEQVVRYAGYAMSGGGVLGDARYSGFTAEVQRMGWKPPVQRGRFDHLPLVVETAHEGIKLVTLPRDVVQEVPLEHPEHPWFAELGLRWHTVPLISNMQLDIGGIRYPAAPFNTWFVGTEIGTRGLADENAYGITRHVAERLGMDTSTERTLWRDRAIVEINRAVLYSFDSARVTITDHHSEALHRLAWLRSGQRPSTSRPMFSVTREANRRARRGAPRDFQSPAPRQPRYDELSRLNRRCLGTDPSAE is encoded by the coding sequence GTGACGGTTACCCGTGATGAAGTGATCCCGATCCAGCAACGGCCGCCCGAGCAAGCCCTGGACGTTGCGTGCGAGGTCGGCGAGTCCGGCGACAGCCCTTCTTCGAGCGCGCTCGTGCGGACGGATCCGACCACGGACGTCTCAGCCGCCGAGGAGTTCCTGCGTGCCTTCCACGACGCACACCCGAAGGCCGGGTCGCTCGCCGAACGGCTGACCGAGGTGCGTCGCTCGATCGCCGCCACCGGCACCTACCGGCACACCGGTCCCGAGCTCGCCTACGGCGCGCGAGTCGCGCTCCGCGACAGCGGCTGGTGCACCAGCGGAGTTCCGTGGCGCCGGCTGAAGGTCCGCGACCTGCGCGGGCTTCGCAACGGCTCGGCCATCGCCAGCGAGTGCTTCGAACACCTCCGGCTGGCCACCAACGCCGGCCGGATCCAGCCGCTGGTCACCGTCTTCGCCCCGGACTCCCCCGGCAACCCCGGCCCGCGCATCTGGAACGAGCAGGTGGTGCGCTACGCCGGTTATGCGATGTCCGGCGGCGGAGTGCTCGGCGACGCCCGCTACAGCGGCTTCACCGCGGAAGTCCAGCGGATGGGCTGGAAACCGCCGGTTCAGCGCGGCCGCTTCGACCACCTGCCGCTCGTGGTGGAAACCGCCCACGAGGGCATCAAGCTGGTCACCCTGCCCCGCGACGTGGTGCAGGAGGTTCCGCTGGAACACCCGGAACACCCGTGGTTCGCCGAGCTCGGACTGCGTTGGCACACCGTGCCGCTGATCAGCAATATGCAGTTGGACATCGGAGGAATCCGCTACCCGGCCGCGCCGTTCAACACCTGGTTCGTCGGAACCGAGATCGGCACCCGCGGACTGGCCGACGAGAACGCCTACGGGATCACCAGGCACGTCGCCGAACGGCTGGGCATGGACACCTCCACCGAACGGACCCTGTGGCGGGACCGGGCGATCGTCGAGATCAACCGGGCCGTGCTGTACTCCTTCGACTCCGCGCGGGTCACGATCACCGATCACCACAGCGAAGCCCTGCACCGACTGGCCTGGCTGCGCTCCGGACAGCGCCCCAGCACCTCCCGGCCGATGTTCAGCGTCACCAGGGAAGCGAACCGGCGTGCCCGGCGGGGAGCACCGCGTGACTTCCAGTCCCCCGCACCGAGGCAACCGCGCTACGACGAGCTGTCGCGGCTGAACCGGCGCTGCCTCGGGACCGATCCATCCGCCGAGTGA
- a CDS encoding nuclear transport factor 2 family protein — protein MTDQSNTKTILKRMYAAEAEYLLAGGPGNADFEPLAEHFSSEVVLHQAEALPYGGIWRGHADLERFFAAMSGTWAVFEFVEQELVATDEDTGTAVVLTQVRARSRATGRELEFPILQTITIRDDRIAEVRPFYWDTAAIAAACTPEQATPHR, from the coding sequence GTGACCGATCAGAGCAACACCAAGACGATCTTGAAGCGCATGTACGCGGCCGAGGCCGAGTACCTGCTGGCGGGCGGGCCCGGCAACGCCGACTTCGAACCTCTCGCCGAGCACTTCTCGTCGGAGGTCGTGCTGCACCAGGCCGAAGCGCTGCCCTACGGCGGGATCTGGCGCGGCCACGCGGACTTGGAGCGGTTCTTCGCCGCGATGAGCGGGACCTGGGCGGTGTTCGAGTTCGTCGAGCAGGAGCTCGTCGCCACCGACGAGGACACCGGGACCGCGGTGGTGCTCACCCAGGTGCGGGCCCGTTCCCGCGCCACCGGCCGCGAGCTCGAATTCCCGATCCTGCAAACGATCACCATCCGGGACGACCGGATCGCCGAGGTCCGGCCGTTCTACTGGGACACCGCGGCGATAGCCGCAGCCTGCACGCCCGAGCAGGCAACGCCGCATCGCTGA
- a CDS encoding GNAT family N-acetyltransferase has protein sequence MVSWDVRAASEVDVEAVAELRAVVLRADLERLGRYDEQRVRQRLRDGFDPACTQVIEVDSAFAGCVALRPAEDAHWLEHFYLAPRLQGSGIGSGVLRLLLEQCDRDGLLVRLNVLQGSPALRLYERHGFFIESEDPVDIFMARQPA, from the coding sequence GTGGTGAGCTGGGATGTTCGAGCGGCTTCGGAGGTCGACGTCGAGGCGGTGGCCGAGCTGCGCGCCGTGGTGCTGCGGGCGGATCTGGAACGGCTCGGCCGGTACGACGAGCAACGCGTGCGGCAGCGGCTGCGCGACGGGTTCGACCCCGCCTGCACCCAGGTGATCGAAGTGGACAGCGCGTTCGCCGGCTGCGTGGCTCTGCGACCGGCCGAGGACGCCCACTGGCTGGAGCACTTCTACCTCGCCCCGCGCCTGCAGGGCAGTGGCATCGGTTCGGGCGTGCTGCGCCTGCTGCTTGAGCAGTGCGACCGCGATGGGCTCCTGGTGCGGCTGAACGTGCTGCAGGGCAGCCCGGCGCTGCGGCTGTACGAACGGCACGGGTTCTTCATCGAGTCCGAGGATCCGGTGGACATCTTCATGGCGCGCCAGCCCGCCTGA
- a CDS encoding DinB family protein, whose translation MTDLAPRSDLGPPDINTDEPTMLLAFLDYLREAVIAKAAGLSDQQARTPGVTSGTSVLGLIKHLTAVEANWFEWSYAGLDVPVLDNQARPTAEETADELISAYRRAIRRSNEIALACSDLGTPGVRSVLEAAPPSMRWILLHMIEETARHAGHADILREHIDGSIGR comes from the coding sequence ATGACGGACCTCGCGCCACGGAGTGATCTCGGGCCGCCGGACATCAACACCGATGAGCCGACGATGCTGCTGGCCTTCCTGGACTACCTCCGGGAAGCCGTCATCGCCAAAGCAGCCGGTCTCTCCGACCAGCAGGCCCGCACTCCCGGAGTCACCTCCGGCACCAGCGTGCTCGGCCTGATCAAGCACCTGACCGCGGTCGAGGCGAACTGGTTCGAGTGGTCCTACGCCGGCCTCGACGTGCCGGTTCTGGACAACCAGGCTCGGCCCACCGCCGAGGAAACCGCTGACGAGCTGATCAGCGCCTACCGGCGTGCGATCCGGCGGAGCAACGAAATCGCTCTGGCGTGCAGCGACCTGGGCACGCCTGGCGTGCGCTCGGTGCTCGAGGCGGCCCCGCCATCGATGCGCTGGATCCTGCTGCACATGATCGAGGAAACCGCGCGGCACGCAGGCCACGCGGACATCCTCCGCGAGCACATCGACGGCTCCATCGGGCGCTAG
- the trmB gene encoding tRNA (guanosine(46)-N7)-methyltransferase TrmB produces MTVGQQRAWDRHWAELGSEVTALPAGPLDVASWFGRSAPVVLEIGSGMGETTAQLVAAQPEANYLAVEVYKPGLAQLMLRAEKLEVANLRLLRGDALVLLREHLEPESLDEVRIYFPDPWPKKRHHKRRLVQSESVALIASRLKPGGVLHLATDWENYAEQMLEVCQGESQLRNRYADEPGGWAPRPEWRPVTKFENRAHEEGREIRDLIFERI; encoded by the coding sequence ATGACGGTGGGCCAGCAGCGGGCCTGGGATCGCCACTGGGCCGAACTGGGCTCCGAGGTGACCGCACTTCCGGCAGGCCCGCTCGACGTGGCGTCCTGGTTCGGCCGCTCGGCGCCGGTCGTGCTGGAGATCGGTTCCGGCATGGGGGAGACGACCGCGCAGCTGGTGGCCGCCCAGCCCGAGGCCAACTACCTGGCGGTCGAGGTCTACAAGCCCGGCCTGGCCCAGCTCATGCTGCGCGCGGAGAAGCTGGAGGTCGCCAACCTCCGGCTGCTGCGCGGCGACGCGCTCGTGCTGCTCCGCGAGCACCTCGAACCGGAGTCGCTGGACGAGGTCCGCATCTACTTCCCCGACCCGTGGCCGAAGAAGCGCCACCACAAGCGGCGGCTGGTCCAGTCCGAGTCGGTGGCGCTGATCGCCTCCCGGCTCAAGCCGGGCGGGGTGCTGCACCTGGCCACCGACTGGGAGAACTACGCCGAGCAGATGCTGGAGGTCTGCCAGGGCGAGTCGCAGCTGCGCAACCGCTACGCCGACGAACCCGGCGGCTGGGCGCCGCGGCCGGAGTGGCGGCCGGTCACCAAGTTCGAGAACCGGGCGCACGAGGAAGGCCGGGAGATCCGCGATCTGATCTTCGAGCGCATCTGA